One genomic window of Cannabis sativa cultivar Pink pepper isolate KNU-18-1 chromosome 2, ASM2916894v1, whole genome shotgun sequence includes the following:
- the LOC115720146 gene encoding nuclear transcription factor Y subunit B-4-like: MVDPDQDRMLPIANVGRIMKGILPGTAKISKEGKQTMQECATEFISFVTGEASDKCHKENRKTVNGDDICWALTALGFDNYAEVIVRYLHKFREAERDKANQIATNTSTTTTTTSNHHNNNNNNLNPTINTTTTTIPSHRPHHDLSINTTTTSTTPTLMEFKIIEKGNDDDDHHHHQYNNSLMFRPHLN; encoded by the coding sequence atggttGATCCAGATCAAGATCGAATGCTACCAATTGCAAACGTGGGAAGAATAATGAAAGGAATTCTGCCAGGAACAGCAAAAATCTCAAAGGAAGGGAAACAAACAATGCAAGAGTGTGCGACTGAGTTCATAAGTTTTGTGACTGGCGAAGCTTCTGACAAGTGTCACAAGGAGAATCGAAAGACCGTGAATGGGGACGACATCTGTTGGGCTCTCACTGCTCTAGGGTTTGATAACTACGCTGAGGTTATAGTAAGGTATTTACACAAGTTTAGGGAAGCAGAAAGAGACAAGGCCAATCAAATTGCTACTAATActtctactactactactactacttctAATCAtcataacaataacaataataatttaaatcccACTATaaatactactactactactatccCTTCTCATCGCCCTCATCATGATCTCTCTATAAATACTACTACTACTTCTACTACTCCAACTCTTATGGAGTTTAAGATCATTGAGAAGggaaatgatgatgatgatcatcatcatcatcagtatAATAACTCTCTTATGTTCAGACCACATCTTAATTGA